A window of Ranitomeya variabilis isolate aRanVar5 chromosome 2, aRanVar5.hap1, whole genome shotgun sequence contains these coding sequences:
- the LOC143810214 gene encoding cysteine-rich venom protein-like, with protein MVWSSEAAKTAGDWARQCIVGHSPQNSRAITNFKCRENVFLSNFKAPWYAVIDSWYSEYVDCKNGFGALSEPKPGDFTQVLCVNSNSIGCRVAECGNLDFAYLYVCHYCPVGNKGS; from the exons ATG GTTTGGAGCTCAGAAGCTGCTAAAACAGCTGGAGATTGGGCCAGGCAATGTATAGTAGGACACAGTCCTCAAAATTCAAGAGCAATAACCA ATTTCAAGTGCAGAGAAAACGTATTTCTGTCTAACTTCAAGGCCCCCTGGTATGCGGTTATTGATTCCTGGTACAGTGAATATGTGGACTGTAAAAATGGATTTGGGGCATTATCTGAACCAAAACCTGGCGATTTCACACAG GTGCTGTGTGTGAATTCCAATTCAATAGGATGTCGAGTAGCCGAGTGCGGAAATCTCGATTTCGCATATCTTTACGTTTGTCACTATTGTCCAGT